The DNA segment TTAAAAACCTGCAAATCGTCTATTCCTTCCCCAATACCTATATATTTTACTGGGATTTTGAATTGGTCGGAAACACCTATCACCACGCCTCCTTTTGCTGTTCCATCCAACTTCGTTATCACCAGCGTATTTACTTCCGTGGCTTTAGTAAATTCCTTGGCCTGCTCAAAGGCATTTTGTCCGGTGCTACCATCGAGCACCAGAATAATTTCGTTTGGCGTATCGGGCACTACTTTTTGCATTACCTTTTTAACTTTGCTGAGCTCGTTCATCAGGTTTACCTTATTGTGCAATCTTCCGGCAGTATCGATGATAACCACATCGGCACCTTGCTTTTTAGCCGAAGCCAAGGTATCGTAGGCCACTGAAGCCGGATCCGAACCCATATTTTGGCGCACCAGAGGAACATCTACCCTATCGGCCCACACCTGCAGTTGCTCTATGGCGGCTGCCCTAAAGGTATCGGCAGCACCTAACACTACTTTTTTACCGGCTGCTTTAAACTTATGCGCCAGCTTGCCAATAGTAGTTGTTTTACCTACACCATTTACACCTACCACCATAATCACATAAGGGTGCTCGCTTTGTGGCAGATCAAAATCACCTTCGCCATCCACCTGATTTTCAGAAAGAAGCGCCACAATTTCCTCTTTTAGTATTTTATTCAATTCAGAGGTATTCATGAATTTATCTCTCGCCACCCTATCCTCAATGCGTCGGATAATTTTCAGAGTGGTATCTACGCCTACATCGGAGGTAATAAGGATTTCTTCCAACTGGTCCAGGACATCATCATCCACACGCGAACGGCCGGCAACGGCACGCGAAAGTTTTTTAAACACACTCTCTTTAGTCTTTGCCAGACCCTTATCGAGTTTATCTTTTTTATCTTTGGTAAAACTCCCGAACAATCCCATATTATACTTTAAAAACGGTAAGTGAACAAACTAATTAGTCTTTACCAGCTCTGGTTATACACATCAAAAAGGTGTAACTCATTTGCTGTCACTAATTACAGGGGCTAAAAATACGAAAAATACATAAACAAAAAAGCTTCCTTTGTTATAAAGGAAGCTTCATTGTTAAAAATGTCTTTTGCCCTTGCAAAATTATTTTTTGAAAAAATCTTTTACTTCGTCATTGATTACTATCTCTTCTTTAAAAGAGTAGGCACCAGTTTTGGGCGACTTTACCATTTTAATCACTTTGGAGTGACCTTTACCGCCCCCTTTTTGTAATGTTGCTACTGATTTTTTAGCCATGATACAAGCTTTTATTTAATTTCTCTATGTACGGTATAACGCTTTAAAATAGGGTTATACTTTTTCAATTCCATTCTGTCGGGAGTATTTTTTCTGTTTTTTACAGAAACGTAACGGCTTGTTCCAGCCATTCCACTCTCCTTGTGCTCTGTGCATTCAAGAATAACCTGAATACGATTTCCTTTTGCTTTTTTAGCCATCTCTTAAAATCCCTTAAAATTTAGTTATTAACCCTTTTTCTTTAGCGGATTTCAAAGCTGCTAACAAACCAACCTTGTTGATTAATCTAAGCCCGGAAGCCGAAACCCTAAGGTCCATCCAACGTCCTTCTTCCACCAGGAAGAAACGTTTTTTAAATAGATTTACATCAAATCTTCTTTTGGTTCTTCTTTTGGAGTGAGAAACATTATTCCCTACCATGAACCTTTTTCCAGTTATCTGACAAACTTTTGACATCTTTACAACCGTTTTTTTTCGGATACATTTTTCAAACAGAGCGCAAAATACGGTATTTTTATCTAAAAGAACAAATATTGCCCCATAAAAATTCTGTTTTTCTTTCGGTTATTTTGCCATTCAAGTTTACAAACGGTGTAAAAGGTGCCTTTTAATAATCTTTAATCTCATTTTTTCAGGTGAGGTTTAGTTTACTCCTGCTTAACCACATTAAACGATTTTATAAGTTCAGATGCTTCCAACATTTGAAATATGTAATTTCCCGGAGGATAATTGGATAGGTTTATGCTTTGGCGAGATGCATCTACCGTACCGTTTTTCAACAGTTTGCCATTTACATTATACAATCGAAACCTAAGTTTTACTGATTGTTGTTGGGTTTCTACCGTCAAGAGATTCTTTACGGGATTTGGATAAACCTTTATTTCAATACCCCATTCTTCCGATTTATCAATGGCTGTAGAAACCTGAAAGTTTCCTTGTTGAAAACCTTGCGTAACTTGCATGTTGCTACCGCCGGTGGTATTTACAAAGGTTTCGCCTAATGTCCAGGATACGGAACCGGTAATATTTTCCGCTTCTCCACCTGCGCTGCCTATAACATGTAGCTGTGCCATTGCAGTTAAAGAAATGCCTAAAATTATTATTAGAGAATATATATATTTCATGATTTATTTTTTATAAATAATCCGCTTTATTGATAAAGTTTTTAAAACTCTTGGTCATAACTTGTATTTATAAAAACTATGTTTATAAACCACTTTCTCCTATCTTGGTTGACCAATGTTTAAATCGATGTTTTTCGAGCACTAATTTATTTTGAATCCTGTCATCCGGACCGTTCCGAATGCATTGGCTCCCATGGTTATTGTTCCGTTCTCTGTTGGTTTAACTCCCAATGATACCTTATCGCCTGTTTGTAATTGGAGTGTGGTATTTAAGCTAACTTTTGTATAGCCATTCATAAAAGTATAATTTCTCAGGCGGGCACGCGAACTACCATTAACGCTATAATAGATGTAAAAATCTGCGGGAGGATTACTACGGGTGTCAATAGTCACGAATGCCTCAAAAAAGTAACTTCCATCCGCTGGTGCGGTGTATTCATCATCATCTAAAGAATACACGTTATTTTCTATGAATGTACCTGCCAAACCGTTGCCATCCGTAAAATCAATTGTTGTGCCTTCATCGGCCGGAAGATTCTGAAAAGTCATTCCAACAACATTAAACGCGCTTGGAATTTTCTCTACTTCGGCAGCTTTTTGGGCATACAAGGCATACGGAACACTCACCATTTGGGCAGTGGACGTAATGCTATAACTTGTTCCTCCCTGTGGGTCGATTTCGGTTTTCAGGAAATAAGGCCCATCGGACCAATCAATAGCCGCAAAGTTGCCATTGACCACGGTTCCGGTTCCAATCTTTAGGCTAATCACACCATTTCCATTGGATTCAGGGGCGTGGGTCTCTACATAAACCGCTGCGCCAAATTCCGATTGCTGTAAAATTTGAATACGCAATCCGATAGTGCTGTTGCTTACCACTTCGTTGTTGCCATTTCGTACCACGGCTTGGTAGTTTAGGAACTGTGGGCTTTGCGCTAGAATGCCCATTGAAAATAAGAAAATGATGAGCGTTGAAAATACTGATTTCATAATTTTTAGCTTAAGAAATTAAGATGCCAATATACCTTTTTAAACGGAGAGCCTCCAATTATAATCCCAAATAATGACGAAAACAGTATCTATTTGGATAAAAGGGCAATGTATTATGATATATAAAAAAAAATCCAAAAACTTGCGTTAACCTTGTCTCCGGGCTGATTTATTTTGCACAATGTTATCCCATATCCTTTCTTTATGCCCCTGTAACCATTCCCTTTGCCAATTCTACTTCATTTCCATTGTATTTCGTTTTACGGTGTATGCTACACCATCTTTTCTTACGAAACCCTACCTATACTTTATTTCCCCGACACCTTAGCCTGAAAAATGCATGCATTTTTCACTTTATGCTTTTACATACTTTTATCTAACTGACGACATAAGCACCAAACTAACAATTAGTTACAAAGCGACAAGCAAAAAGTCGTTGAGGGATGTTATGTACCATGTTCCGACGCAAAGTTGTTTTAAATATATAACGAGAACTGTGGTGCGTCGGATTTACACGCCGTCCTGTCCCCGGGTTTCCGCGTGCCGCCGAAGCTTTAGCGGAGGAGCAAAACCCGGGACTACTTATATTTTACCCCTATCCGGGGTAAGTTTGCTACGTAGCTTAAACCCGTTAGGATATTGGACATGCCCCTTTTTCGCGGCTAGGGTACTGATTACCGAATACCGATTACCGCTCCTCAACTTCTATCCCTGTCCACCATCTTCTTCAGCATTACCAGTGCCATTTCCGTACTTCGTACTATATTGCGTTCGCGCTGGCTACCAAAGCTAAAGCATGCGCTTTCGATGTTGTTGGGCCCTGCTACTGCTATCCAGATAGTGCCAACAGGTTTATCCTGGCTTCCGCCATCCGGTCCGGCAATGCCCGAGGTGGCCACGGAATAGTCGGTTCCGAGCTTGGTACGAACCCCTTGGGCCATCTGCTCTACCACGTATTGGCTTACCGCACCATTTTGTTCCAATTGGGCAGAATCAACATTCAACAAGTTTATTTTTACCTCGTTATGATAGGCCACCACGCTTCCCTTAAAATAGTTTGAGCTGCCCGGGAGTTTTGTTATTTGGTGCGCGATATTCCCTCCGGTGCAGCTTTCGGCCGTTGAGAGGCTTATTTTTTTGTGGGTGAACAAAGCTGCAATAACTTCAACGGTAGTCAGATCGCCATAGGCCAAAATAGAATCGCCCACGATGGTTTCCAGTTGTGCTATCAGCTTATCCAATGTGCGCTCTATCCTATCTTTATCTTTGCCCCTACCGGTAAACCTCAATCTTATCCTGCCCGCCGAGGGCAGGTAGGCCAGCTTAACAAAATCCGGCATCGAACGCTCGAACTCGCTTAACATTTCGGCCAGCGATGATTCGGGGATACCGCTCACCACAACCGTTTTATGAACGATGATACCATTGCTGAAACGTTTCAGGAGACGTGGAAGGATCTCATTTCCCATCGCGTTTTTCATTTCTGACGGTACGCCCGGCATCGAAACATAGATGGTGCCGCCCCGGTCGAACCACATAATGGGCGCAGAGCCCACGGGGTTGCGTATCACGGTGCAATTAGCCGGCACCATGGCCTGCTGTCTGTTCAGCTCGTTTATATTGGGGACATATACTTTTAACAGATTTTTTATATCCTCAAACACCTGTTCATCGAACAGCAATTGCGTATCGAAATACTTGCACAGCGTTTTTTTGGTGATGTCGTCCTTGGTAGGCCCCAGGCCGCCGGTCATCAAAACCACATCGGCCCTTTGCGAGGCTTCGTGCAGTATGTTCAATATCTCCTCTTCGGAATCGGAAATGGAGTTGACCCGCGACAGCTCAAAGCCCGCGTTGTTCAACTGCCTGCCCATCCAGGCCGAATTGGTATCTATTACTTGACCGATGAGCAACTCATCGCCTATGGTTATAATTTCTATTTTCATAAAACACCCTCCAAACCTCTCCGGCAGCTGCCGGAAGGAATTAGCCCCTCCTAACCTCCCCGAGGGGGAGGGACTGATTTACATACTTAACAATTACTAACTCTTTTGGCAAATGCGAAAATGGTTTGTTAACTACTTACCCCCTCTTTGGCACCTCTGTTTGGAGAGGACGCGAGGGGCATTTTATTTTATTCAATGCCCTGACCCTTGCCAACAGTGGTGGATGCGAGTAATGGAAAAACACGTACCAAGGGTGTGGCGTAAGATTGCTTAGCGCATTTACCGAGATAGTTTTTAATGCGGTGATTAAGGCCTGGGGGTCGTGATTTTTTGCAGCGAACGCATCTGCCTCGTATTCGTTTTTACGCGACAGTATGGCCGAAAGCATACCGCTTATGCCGGATATTGGACTGTACAAAATACCAAAAGCCAACAAACCAATATGAAATGCCGGTTCGGGCACACCCAATGCTTTTGAAAGAACCGGTGAATCCACAAATAATGAAAAAATAAAAAGCATTATTCCCGTTTGGATCATCCCGCTGACCATGCCCCATAAAGTATGCTTTTTTTTGTAATGCCCTACTTCGTGGGCCAACACGGCCACAATCTCATCCGTTTTTAAATCGTTTACCAGGGTATCGTACAATACAATTCGTTTTTTGGCACCTAAGCCACTAAAAAAAGCATTGGCCTTTGTACTGCGCTTGGATCCGTCCATTACGTACACATTATCCAACTTAAATTTAACCTTATAACAAAAATTTTGAATGGCTGTTTTAAGCTCACCATCTTCCAGTGGCGTTTGTTTATTGAACAAGGGAAGTAATACAGAGGTGTAAAACAATGTAATCAAAAGCATAAATGCTGTCATCAAACCCCAGGCATACAACCAAAAAAACTCACCCGTTATTTGATAAAACCAAATTATAAGTGCCAGAATACCCCCTCCCAATATGGCGCCTACCAATAAAGACTTTATTATATCGAGCACAAATATTTTGGGTGTTGTTTTATTGAATCCGA comes from the Saccharicrinis carchari genome and includes:
- the ftsY gene encoding signal recognition particle-docking protein FtsY, coding for MGLFGSFTKDKKDKLDKGLAKTKESVFKKLSRAVAGRSRVDDDVLDQLEEILITSDVGVDTTLKIIRRIEDRVARDKFMNTSELNKILKEEIVALLSENQVDGEGDFDLPQSEHPYVIMVVGVNGVGKTTTIGKLAHKFKAAGKKVVLGAADTFRAAAIEQLQVWADRVDVPLVRQNMGSDPASVAYDTLASAKKQGADVVIIDTAGRLHNKVNLMNELSKVKKVMQKVVPDTPNEIILVLDGSTGQNAFEQAKEFTKATEVNTLVITKLDGTAKGGVVIGVSDQFKIPVKYIGIGEGIDDLQVFNRTEFVDSLFN
- a CDS encoding DUF4295 domain-containing protein, yielding MAKKSVATLQKGGGKGHSKVIKMVKSPKTGAYSFKEEIVINDEVKDFFKK
- the rpmG gene encoding 50S ribosomal protein L33 codes for the protein MAKKAKGNRIQVILECTEHKESGMAGTSRYVSVKNRKNTPDRMELKKYNPILKRYTVHREIK
- the rpmB gene encoding 50S ribosomal protein L28, whose product is MSKVCQITGKRFMVGNNVSHSKRRTKRRFDVNLFKKRFFLVEEGRWMDLRVSASGLRLINKVGLLAALKSAKEKGLITKF
- a CDS encoding T9SS type A sorting domain-containing protein: MKYIYSLIIILGISLTAMAQLHVIGSAGGEAENITGSVSWTLGETFVNTTGGSNMQVTQGFQQGNFQVSTAIDKSEEWGIEIKVYPNPVKNLLTVETQQQSVKLRFRLYNVNGKLLKNGTVDASRQSINLSNYPPGNYIFQMLEASELIKSFNVVKQE
- a CDS encoding competence/damage-inducible protein A; this translates as MKIEIITIGDELLIGQVIDTNSAWMGRQLNNAGFELSRVNSISDSEEEILNILHEASQRADVVLMTGGLGPTKDDITKKTLCKYFDTQLLFDEQVFEDIKNLLKVYVPNINELNRQQAMVPANCTVIRNPVGSAPIMWFDRGGTIYVSMPGVPSEMKNAMGNEILPRLLKRFSNGIIVHKTVVVSGIPESSLAEMLSEFERSMPDFVKLAYLPSAGRIRLRFTGRGKDKDRIERTLDKLIAQLETIVGDSILAYGDLTTVEVIAALFTHKKISLSTAESCTGGNIAHQITKLPGSSNYFKGSVVAYHNEVKINLLNVDSAQLEQNGAVSQYVVEQMAQGVRTKLGTDYSVATSGIAGPDGGSQDKPVGTIWIAVAGPNNIESACFSFGSQRERNIVRSTEMALVMLKKMVDRDRS
- a CDS encoding M48 family metallopeptidase — translated: MHQTVFYIIVSILAIEFAWDRFLLYLNTTKWSDKIPPELQGFYDADKYARQQRYAKVNHTLGWVTSIYGLVLIMVLLFMDGFAWLDQWALSFTDNPIYRAMIFLGALGLGSTILNIPFSIYGTFVIEEKFGFNKTTPKIFVLDIIKSLLVGAILGGGILALIIWFYQITGEFFWLYAWGLMTAFMLLITLFYTSVLLPLFNKQTPLEDGELKTAIQNFCYKVKFKLDNVYVMDGSKRSTKANAFFSGLGAKKRIVLYDTLVNDLKTDEIVAVLAHEVGHYKKKHTLWGMVSGMIQTGIMLFIFSLFVDSPVLSKALGVPEPAFHIGLLAFGILYSPISGISGMLSAILSRKNEYEADAFAAKNHDPQALITALKTISVNALSNLTPHPWYVFFHYSHPPLLARVRALNKIKCPSRPLQTEVPKRG